The following proteins are encoded in a genomic region of Alistipes shahii WAL 8301:
- a CDS encoding lysophospholipid acyltransferase family protein, protein MKRTDLTILQRFWLETLWLGARVFAVMPYWFKYYVVENLLFVLLYYCLRYRMKVVKTNLRNSFPEKSERELAVIRRRFYRTLSEIFVDTINMAYMNEEKGRTVLTVKDVEKHVEAVHGRDWIAMTAHFGCWEYCSYWGLYERSQMLVAVYHPLRSKVMEELYRRLRNYENSMTVSMKESLRFYLRNRTGGIAGKNLVMGLIADQNPPRRPDSRWFRFLNQDTIFFDGGEKLALRCNLPVYFVKMNRLRRGRYEMSFELIYDGKEEVAEYEITQRYVRKLERMICECPELWMWSHRRWKHKRTHAGR, encoded by the coding sequence ATGAAACGAACCGATCTGACCATTTTGCAGCGCTTCTGGCTGGAGACCCTTTGGCTGGGCGCACGCGTGTTCGCCGTGATGCCTTACTGGTTCAAGTACTACGTCGTCGAAAACCTGCTTTTCGTCCTGCTCTACTACTGCCTGCGCTACCGCATGAAGGTCGTCAAGACCAACCTGCGGAACTCGTTCCCCGAGAAGAGCGAACGCGAACTGGCCGTCATCCGGCGGCGGTTCTACCGCACGCTGTCCGAAATCTTCGTCGACACGATCAACATGGCCTACATGAACGAGGAGAAGGGCCGGACGGTGCTCACGGTCAAAGACGTGGAGAAACACGTGGAAGCGGTGCACGGCCGCGACTGGATCGCCATGACGGCCCATTTCGGCTGCTGGGAGTACTGCTCCTACTGGGGGCTTTACGAGCGGTCGCAGATGCTGGTCGCCGTCTACCATCCGCTGCGCAGCAAGGTGATGGAGGAACTCTACCGGCGGCTGCGCAATTACGAAAATTCGATGACCGTCTCGATGAAGGAGAGCCTGCGTTTCTACCTGCGCAACCGGACCGGAGGCATCGCCGGCAAGAACCTCGTGATGGGGCTTATCGCCGACCAGAATCCCCCGCGGCGGCCCGACAGCCGTTGGTTCCGCTTCCTCAATCAGGATACGATCTTCTTCGACGGCGGCGAGAAACTGGCCCTGCGCTGCAACCTCCCGGTCTACTTCGTGAAGATGAACCGCCTGCGGCGGGGACGCTACGAAATGTCCTTCGAACTGATTTATGACGGCAAAGAGGAGGTCGCCGAATACGAAATCACGCAGCGTTACGTTCGTAAGTTGGAGCGGATGATCTGCGAGTGTCCCGAACTGTGGATGTGGTCGCATCGCCGCTGGAAGCACAAACGAACTCATGCCGGTCGCTAA
- a CDS encoding TIGR00341 family protein, with the protein MEENRTDDTQKVKRSFSAWLGELREFMKGRFSLDEDKAQRDEVVASVSKGVEFRGVNLWVLIFATMIASLGLNVNSAAVIIGAMLISPIMGPIMGVGLALGINDFELLKKSLRNLALMFIVAIITSTVYFFISPLSSNSSELLARTVPTTYDVLIALFGGLAGIVAQTRQDRTSTVIPGVAIATALIPPLCTAGFGLATGQFRFFIGAFYLFFINSVFIALATYAMVRFLQYEKKVFIDKVRERTVKRLMMVITLVTFIPSVVIGFHMVRVSLFEAVADKYVSQVFNFPHTRVIECNKHYAQGKNPSQIELLLVGEPLGEEVIENARTQMRNFGLEEAELVVRQANTEDKVDVVSLQKSYQELLEEKNRRIGEMSSQLKRYRVTNVEVNDISREVGAMMDNIGAISLTKGITFDVEGTPGDTTLVCVVTPRDSALPVDRETLIRWLRIRTKVENVKLFVEP; encoded by the coding sequence ATGGAAGAGAACCGTACAGACGATACACAAAAGGTAAAACGTTCGTTTTCGGCGTGGCTCGGGGAGCTGCGCGAATTTATGAAGGGCCGTTTCAGCCTCGACGAGGACAAGGCGCAGCGCGACGAGGTCGTGGCCTCCGTCTCGAAGGGCGTGGAGTTCCGCGGCGTCAACCTCTGGGTGCTGATCTTCGCCACGATGATCGCCTCGCTGGGCCTGAACGTCAATTCGGCCGCGGTGATCATCGGCGCGATGCTCATTTCGCCGATCATGGGCCCGATCATGGGTGTCGGCCTCGCGCTGGGCATCAACGATTTCGAACTGCTCAAGAAGTCGCTGCGCAACCTGGCGCTGATGTTCATCGTCGCCATCATCACCTCGACGGTCTATTTCTTCATCTCGCCGCTCTCGTCGAACAGCAGCGAGCTGCTGGCGCGCACCGTGCCTACGACCTACGACGTGCTGATCGCCCTGTTCGGCGGCCTGGCGGGCATCGTGGCGCAGACGCGGCAGGACCGCACGTCGACCGTCATTCCCGGCGTGGCCATCGCCACGGCCCTCATCCCGCCCCTCTGTACGGCGGGCTTCGGACTGGCCACGGGGCAGTTCCGCTTTTTCATCGGCGCCTTCTACCTCTTCTTCATCAATTCGGTGTTCATCGCGCTGGCGACCTATGCCATGGTGCGTTTTCTGCAATACGAGAAGAAGGTCTTCATCGACAAGGTCCGCGAGCGCACGGTCAAGCGGCTGATGATGGTCATCACGCTGGTGACCTTCATCCCGAGCGTCGTCATCGGGTTCCACATGGTCCGCGTCTCGTTGTTCGAGGCCGTGGCCGACAAATACGTGTCGCAGGTCTTCAACTTTCCGCATACCCGCGTGATCGAGTGCAACAAACACTACGCGCAGGGCAAGAACCCCTCGCAGATCGAGCTGCTGCTCGTGGGCGAGCCGCTGGGCGAGGAGGTGATCGAGAATGCCCGTACGCAGATGCGCAATTTCGGGCTGGAGGAGGCCGAACTGGTCGTCCGGCAGGCCAATACGGAGGACAAGGTCGACGTGGTTTCGCTCCAGAAGAGCTATCAGGAGCTGCTGGAGGAGAAGAACCGCCGGATCGGCGAGATGTCCTCGCAGCTGAAACGCTACCGGGTGACCAACGTCGAGGTGAACGACATCTCGCGCGAAGTGGGGGCCATGATGGACAACATCGGGGCCATTTCGCTGACCAAGGGCATCACCTTCGACGTCGAGGGCACGCCCGGCGATACGACGCTCGTGTGCGTGGTGACGCCCCGGGATTCCGCGCTTCCGGTCGACCGTGAAACGCTGATCCGCTGGTTGAGAATCCGCACCAAGGTCGAGAACGTCAAACTTTTCGTGGAACCCTAA
- the rsmI gene encoding 16S rRNA (cytidine(1402)-2'-O)-methyltransferase, with protein MAKLYIVPTPIGNLDDITLRAVNVLREVDFILAEDTRTTSFLLKHLGIEQKLRSHHKFNEHATVEMVAGAIAAGRNAALVSDAGTPGISDPGFLLVRTCVEAGIEVETLPGATALIPALVQSGFPCDRFCFEGFLPQKKGRMKQLQALAGEERTMIFYESPYRVVRCLEQFAEVFGEDRRVSVSREITKKFEQTVRGTVAEVLGHFRTTEPKGEFVIVVAGKPKVRRVREDGEE; from the coding sequence ATGGCCAAACTCTATATCGTACCTACGCCGATCGGGAATCTGGACGACATCACGCTGCGCGCGGTGAACGTCCTGCGCGAGGTGGATTTCATCCTCGCCGAGGACACGCGCACGACGTCGTTCCTGCTGAAGCACCTCGGCATCGAGCAGAAACTCCGTTCGCACCACAAGTTCAACGAGCACGCCACGGTCGAAATGGTCGCCGGGGCGATCGCCGCGGGACGCAATGCCGCCCTGGTGTCGGACGCCGGGACGCCCGGCATTTCGGACCCCGGGTTCCTGTTGGTGCGCACGTGCGTCGAGGCGGGGATCGAGGTCGAGACGCTGCCCGGCGCCACGGCGCTGATTCCGGCGCTGGTGCAGAGCGGGTTTCCGTGCGACCGTTTCTGCTTCGAGGGCTTCCTGCCCCAGAAGAAGGGGCGGATGAAGCAGTTGCAGGCGCTTGCCGGCGAGGAGCGCACGATGATTTTCTACGAATCACCCTACCGCGTGGTCCGGTGTCTCGAGCAGTTCGCCGAGGTTTTCGGTGAAGACCGCCGGGTTTCGGTGTCGCGCGAGATCACCAAGAAGTTCGAGCAGACCGTGCGCGGAACCGTCGCCGAGGTGCTCGGGCATTTCCGCACGACCGAACCCAAGGGCGAGTTCGTGATCGTCGTGGCCGGAAAACCCAAAGTCCGCCGCGTCCGGGAGGACGGGGAGGAGTAA
- a CDS encoding glycoside hydrolase family 3 N-terminal domain-containing protein: MKNSIFTVLAALVLYPAGAQPVTPQDRRRAAELVERMTLDEKIGQLVQQRGGGAVTGPDKTELSVERLVREGRCGSVFNIKSFEETERLQRIAVEESRLGIPLLIGADVIHGFRTIFPINLAVAASWDPAAAESLARVSAREASAMGIHWTFSPMCDVSRDPRWGRVSEGAGEDPYLGARVAEAMVRGYQGDLSDPSSVLACVKHFAAYGAPQAGREYHAVDMSERVFRDSYLPPYRAALDAGAATVMTSFNDLDGVPATANRWLMRDLLRDELGFGGFVVTDYGTIGELKAHGVAGDDAQAAELALRAGVNMDMMSAAYLFHAAELVREGRIPESLIDSLCREVLAVKFRLGLFDDPFRYQAKEREKCYYAPEHLDAARRVARSSMVLLENRGGVLPLKKGSRIALVGPFADSRWDLIGSWVHFAEAGRTSTFLDGLRARFGADRVTYARGCDPHKALEGGISEAVAAAAKSDVVLVALGLKAGESGEAASLASLALPDAQRDLLESLKQTGKPVVVLLVTGRPMELAREAELADALLLTWYPGTMAGEALADVVSGDYNPSGRLPMTFPRTVGQIPIHYDKKSTGRPADESGKPNKYTSRYLDVPNSPQYCFGYGLSYTTFGYSDLRVLTPETAVGGEVRVSVRVTNTGGRDGEEVVQLYVRDLLSGVTRPVRELKGFRKVMLRAGESREVTFTLTPDDLSFWRLDKKWGQEPGDYHVWVGHDSDCTLGGSFRITE, encoded by the coding sequence ATGAAAAATAGCATCTTTACCGTATTGGCGGCCCTCGTGCTGTATCCCGCCGGGGCGCAGCCCGTCACCCCGCAGGACCGGCGGCGCGCCGCGGAACTGGTCGAACGCATGACGCTCGACGAAAAGATCGGCCAGCTGGTCCAGCAGCGCGGAGGCGGCGCCGTCACGGGACCCGACAAGACGGAACTTTCCGTCGAACGGCTGGTCCGCGAAGGGCGCTGCGGCAGCGTATTCAACATCAAGTCCTTCGAGGAGACCGAGCGGTTGCAGCGGATCGCCGTCGAGGAGAGCCGGCTGGGCATCCCGCTGCTGATCGGCGCCGACGTGATCCACGGTTTCCGGACGATCTTCCCGATCAACCTCGCCGTCGCCGCCTCGTGGGACCCTGCCGCCGCGGAGTCGCTGGCCCGCGTTTCGGCCCGCGAAGCCTCGGCCATGGGCATCCATTGGACCTTTTCGCCGATGTGCGACGTTTCGCGCGACCCCCGGTGGGGCCGTGTCTCCGAGGGCGCGGGCGAAGACCCCTATCTGGGCGCGCGTGTCGCCGAAGCGATGGTGCGGGGCTATCAGGGCGACTTGTCCGACCCTTCGTCGGTCCTTGCCTGCGTGAAGCATTTCGCCGCCTACGGCGCTCCGCAGGCCGGGCGCGAATACCATGCGGTCGATATGTCCGAGCGGGTTTTCCGCGACAGCTACCTGCCGCCTTACCGGGCGGCGCTCGATGCCGGGGCCGCGACGGTGATGACCTCGTTCAACGACCTCGACGGCGTTCCGGCCACGGCCAACCGCTGGCTGATGCGCGACCTGCTGCGCGACGAACTGGGCTTCGGCGGATTCGTGGTGACCGACTACGGCACGATCGGCGAACTGAAAGCTCACGGCGTGGCGGGCGACGATGCGCAGGCTGCCGAACTGGCCCTGCGCGCCGGGGTCAACATGGACATGATGAGCGCCGCCTACCTGTTCCATGCCGCCGAACTGGTGCGGGAGGGGCGTATCCCGGAGTCGCTGATCGACAGCCTTTGCCGCGAGGTGCTGGCCGTGAAGTTCCGCCTAGGGCTGTTCGACGATCCTTTCCGCTACCAGGCGAAGGAGCGCGAGAAGTGCTATTACGCCCCGGAACATCTCGATGCCGCGCGCCGCGTGGCCCGCAGTTCGATGGTGCTGCTGGAGAACCGCGGCGGCGTGCTGCCCCTGAAAAAGGGGAGCCGGATCGCGCTGGTGGGACCTTTCGCCGATTCCCGGTGGGACCTGATCGGCTCGTGGGTTCATTTCGCCGAGGCCGGCCGGACCTCGACCTTTCTCGACGGACTGCGGGCGCGTTTCGGAGCCGACCGTGTGACCTATGCCCGCGGATGCGACCCGCACAAGGCCCTCGAAGGCGGTATTTCGGAGGCGGTGGCCGCAGCCGCGAAGTCGGACGTGGTGCTGGTCGCGCTCGGATTGAAGGCGGGGGAGAGCGGCGAGGCGGCAAGCCTTGCGTCGCTTGCGCTGCCCGACGCGCAGCGTGACCTGCTGGAGAGCTTGAAGCAAACCGGGAAACCGGTTGTCGTCCTGCTGGTTACGGGCCGTCCTATGGAGCTGGCCCGCGAAGCGGAACTTGCCGACGCCCTGCTGCTGACCTGGTATCCGGGCACGATGGCGGGCGAGGCGCTGGCCGATGTCGTGTCGGGCGACTACAACCCTTCGGGGCGTTTGCCGATGACCTTTCCCCGCACGGTGGGGCAGATTCCGATCCATTACGACAAGAAGAGCACGGGACGTCCGGCCGACGAGTCGGGCAAGCCCAACAAATACACTTCGCGCTATCTCGACGTACCCAATTCGCCGCAGTATTGTTTCGGCTACGGGTTGAGCTACACGACGTTCGGTTATTCGGACCTGCGGGTGCTGACGCCCGAAACCGCCGTCGGCGGCGAGGTTCGCGTGTCGGTCCGCGTGACCAACACGGGCGGCCGCGACGGCGAGGAGGTCGTGCAGCTCTACGTGCGCGATCTGCTGTCCGGTGTGACGCGTCCGGTTCGTGAACTGAAAGGTTTCCGGAAGGTCATGCTTCGCGCCGGGGAGAGCCGCGAGGTGACCTTCACACTGACGCCCGACGACCTTTCGTTCTGGCGTCTCGACAAAAAGTGGGGCCAGGAGCCGGGCGACTACCATGTCTGGGTAGGGCACGACTCCGACTGCACGCTCGGCGGCAGTTTCCGGATCACCGAATGA
- a CDS encoding BACON domain-containing protein: MKRLFLFLTVAAAVCCAACSDDPEVAESNLSLLEDNVTFDMFGGRSVLEITADSPWTVSCDDDWCRTNVAEGSHTKKIVLTVDQSFLPEERTTAVRFYAAGEEKHTVTVTQEKFEPILVLAENGADITVYGAGSEPALNLRASVAWKIEGATDWCAVSQSEGTKSSVVKLLLTDDGEGVRPRSATLTVSSEMEGVEPQQVTVVQRSTGANTVVVRAGETRAFPARRTDGAYVKGVAADWVWTTDAELLSGLDYDASRNEIICTAAKSKQGSGLVALFDAEGAVVWSWLVWVVDKMPSDVTVGGIAWQDRNVGAEYHSTDPKACVQDFRSYGLFYQWGRKEPFIGAKILSKNKYYEGHAEYPDAFGAMTREVVFNASRTAGWQISGEEMTTATANGNPTTFYTRSSAAMSEGWTEGGKGLNDPCPVGYRVPTAAEWQSLLAYVDGNAAKNQDSGDTYSRWYALNSGGTLIGPSTMFRKGDNGRIHYPGRSAAYCSSTLAGGKPLPMYDWKAGDATGEGTYYERKMTTAYGMRCVKE; the protein is encoded by the coding sequence ATGAAGAGACTTTTTCTTTTTCTGACCGTCGCGGCAGCCGTTTGCTGTGCGGCGTGCAGCGACGATCCCGAGGTCGCCGAATCCAACCTTTCACTGCTCGAGGATAACGTGACGTTCGATATGTTCGGAGGGCGCAGCGTCCTTGAAATCACGGCCGATTCGCCGTGGACGGTCTCCTGCGACGACGATTGGTGCCGCACCAACGTCGCTGAAGGTTCGCACACGAAGAAGATCGTTCTGACGGTCGACCAGAGTTTCCTGCCCGAGGAGCGCACGACCGCGGTGCGTTTTTACGCCGCGGGCGAAGAGAAGCACACCGTGACCGTGACGCAGGAGAAGTTCGAGCCGATCCTCGTGCTGGCGGAGAACGGCGCCGATATAACCGTCTACGGCGCCGGGAGCGAACCGGCCCTGAACCTGCGTGCATCCGTGGCATGGAAAATCGAGGGTGCGACCGACTGGTGCGCCGTGTCGCAGTCCGAAGGGACGAAAAGTTCGGTCGTGAAACTGTTGCTGACCGACGACGGCGAGGGCGTGCGTCCGCGCAGCGCGACGCTGACCGTCTCCTCCGAGATGGAGGGCGTCGAACCGCAGCAGGTGACCGTCGTGCAGCGGTCGACCGGAGCGAATACGGTCGTGGTCCGGGCGGGTGAAACCCGTGCGTTTCCGGCGCGGCGCACCGACGGCGCGTATGTGAAGGGCGTTGCGGCGGACTGGGTCTGGACCACCGACGCAGAGTTGCTTTCGGGGCTTGACTACGACGCTTCCCGGAATGAAATCATCTGCACTGCGGCCAAGTCGAAGCAGGGCAGCGGGCTGGTCGCGCTGTTCGACGCCGAAGGCGCGGTTGTCTGGTCGTGGCTGGTCTGGGTCGTGGACAAGATGCCTTCGGACGTGACCGTCGGCGGTATCGCCTGGCAGGACCGCAATGTCGGGGCCGAATACCATTCGACCGATCCGAAGGCCTGTGTGCAGGATTTCCGCTCCTACGGACTGTTCTATCAGTGGGGCCGCAAGGAGCCGTTCATCGGCGCGAAGATCCTCTCGAAGAACAAATATTACGAGGGGCATGCGGAGTATCCCGATGCTTTCGGCGCGATGACGCGCGAGGTGGTTTTCAACGCCTCCCGCACCGCCGGCTGGCAGATCAGCGGCGAGGAGATGACCACCGCAACGGCAAACGGCAATCCGACGACGTTCTATACCCGGTCGTCCGCAGCGATGTCCGAAGGCTGGACCGAGGGCGGCAAAGGGCTGAACGATCCCTGCCCGGTGGGATACCGGGTGCCGACGGCGGCCGAATGGCAGTCGCTGCTTGCCTACGTGGACGGCAACGCCGCCAAGAACCAGGACTCGGGCGACACGTACAGCCGCTGGTATGCGCTCAATTCGGGCGGAACCCTCATCGGCCCGTCGACGATGTTCCGCAAGGGCGATAACGGCCGCATCCACTATCCGGGGCGTTCGGCAGCCTATTGTTCGTCGACGCTCGCCGGCGGCAAGCCGCTCCCGATGTACGACTGGAAGGCGGGCGACGCCACGGGCGAGGGGACCTATTACGAACGGAAGATGACCACAGCCTACGGCATGCGCTGCGTGAAGGAGTGA
- a CDS encoding calcineurin-like phosphoesterase C-terminal domain-containing protein yields MSKFYMRLLSVCLAALVLAACSSSEGGGDDGPTAGQIPDKAGMTVKGIVKDSAGNGIAGVVVSDGLEVTATDERGIYYLASDLARRNFVFVSVPADCEIPATQGCPRFYRKIDRKQAVNRADFTLTRRKTPSDRHSLIVMADIQLAADNTSVDSYLGHVVPDVLKTVQGLPTEVYGVSLGDLVWNDMSLFPKYRQGLETLGFTTFSLPGNHDHDPAELTDSLALQSYERYFGPANYSVNIGKIHYLFLDNILFDHAPTAEEEYTIGLTDEICRWIEADLRYVPAGSTLVVSSHCPILCHTKNTAARNHRNFQRFLDAISPYKVHAFGGHKHYHDIYRYDDGRKVMHCIARTPGDLFINGDVNCDGTPRGYAVVEVDGERLSWYYKPAGGKRDMQMRLYAPGRTNSACVYANVWGYDTAWSAVEWIPASGGQAVAMERTQRTDPYYEEVLATGVRGGMPTNTWHMFRGDPGSERGGMVRVTDSFGHTYESSVSW; encoded by the coding sequence ATGTCAAAATTCTACATGCGGCTTCTGTCGGTGTGCCTCGCCGCCCTTGTCCTGGCGGCCTGCTCCTCCTCGGAGGGCGGCGGTGACGACGGCCCGACCGCCGGACAGATTCCCGATAAGGCCGGAATGACGGTGAAGGGAATCGTGAAGGACAGCGCCGGCAATGGCATTGCCGGGGTGGTGGTGAGCGACGGCCTGGAGGTGACGGCGACCGACGAACGGGGGATTTACTATCTGGCCTCCGACCTCGCGCGGCGCAATTTCGTCTTTGTCTCCGTGCCTGCCGACTGCGAGATCCCCGCCACGCAGGGCTGTCCGCGGTTCTACCGCAAAATCGACCGCAAACAGGCCGTCAACCGGGCCGATTTTACGCTGACACGACGCAAGACTCCGTCCGACCGCCATTCGCTGATCGTTATGGCCGACATTCAGCTGGCTGCCGATAACACGTCGGTGGATTCCTATCTCGGTCATGTCGTTCCCGATGTGCTGAAAACCGTGCAGGGGCTTCCGACGGAGGTTTACGGAGTCAGCCTGGGCGACCTGGTCTGGAACGATATGTCGCTTTTCCCGAAGTACCGTCAGGGGCTGGAGACGCTTGGCTTCACGACCTTCAGCCTGCCGGGCAACCACGATCACGATCCGGCCGAGTTGACCGATTCGCTCGCCTTGCAGAGCTACGAACGCTATTTCGGTCCGGCGAACTACTCGGTGAACATCGGGAAAATCCATTATCTGTTCCTCGACAACATCCTTTTCGACCATGCGCCGACCGCCGAAGAGGAGTATACGATCGGTCTTACGGACGAAATTTGCCGTTGGATCGAAGCCGATTTGCGCTACGTTCCGGCGGGCAGCACGCTCGTCGTCTCGTCCCATTGCCCGATTCTCTGCCACACGAAGAACACCGCAGCGCGCAACCACCGCAATTTCCAGCGTTTCCTCGATGCGATAAGCCCCTATAAGGTCCATGCCTTCGGGGGGCACAAGCACTACCATGACATTTACCGTTACGACGACGGACGCAAGGTCATGCACTGCATCGCCCGCACGCCGGGCGACCTGTTCATCAACGGCGACGTCAACTGCGACGGCACGCCGCGCGGCTATGCCGTGGTCGAGGTCGATGGCGAACGGCTCTCGTGGTATTACAAGCCGGCGGGCGGGAAGCGCGATATGCAGATGCGCCTCTATGCACCCGGACGCACCAATTCGGCCTGTGTCTATGCCAATGTCTGGGGTTATGACACGGCCTGGAGCGCCGTGGAGTGGATTCCCGCTTCGGGCGGGCAGGCGGTGGCAATGGAGCGGACGCAGCGCACCGATCCCTATTACGAGGAGGTGCTGGCGACGGGTGTGCGCGGAGGGATGCCGACCAATACGTGGCATATGTTCCGGGGCGATCCGGGCAGCGAGCGGGGCGGCATGGTGCGGGTCACCGACAGTTTCGGGCATACCTACGAATCGTCCGTGTCCTGGTAA
- a CDS encoding DUF1735 domain-containing protein yields MKNLAICLLLLLGAVGCGDDYVVYETVDTMVCIPKNDFQVLEYDAASGQACVYDLYLYKGGYNDDGITVKLVVDPSVLDVYNVENGLELKVMPDRYFAFDPEVRLSGDRVMDRAEIRFDAASMLADGIDSSYVLPLSVRADDQGKVRSEKNSVIIRVVMK; encoded by the coding sequence ATGAAGAATCTTGCGATATGCCTCCTGCTTCTGCTGGGAGCCGTAGGGTGCGGCGACGATTACGTCGTCTACGAGACGGTGGACACTATGGTCTGCATCCCGAAGAACGATTTCCAGGTCCTCGAATACGATGCCGCTTCGGGCCAGGCGTGCGTTTACGATCTCTATCTTTACAAGGGCGGTTACAATGACGACGGAATCACCGTGAAACTGGTGGTCGACCCCTCCGTGCTCGATGTCTATAACGTGGAAAACGGACTCGAACTGAAGGTGATGCCCGACAGGTATTTCGCCTTCGACCCCGAAGTGCGCTTGTCGGGGGACAGGGTCATGGACCGCGCCGAAATCCGCTTCGATGCCGCTTCGATGCTTGCCGACGGCATTGATTCCTCCTATGTGCTGCCGCTTTCCGTCAGGGCCGATGATCAGGGCAAGGTGCGTTCCGAAAAGAACAGCGTAATCATCCGGGTCGTGATGAAATAA
- a CDS encoding RagB/SusD family nutrient uptake outer membrane protein yields the protein MKKIISILLFACAGALAACDFLDVVPEGQATQEDIFKTSKEARKYLNTLYTYAPNIAAYRYMPDFCAGDDIITATNGQTRYFPYKSMLYNEENASQTYYGLWDATTSSPSGRTNYDMYKGIRYCYIMIDNIDAVPGISPSVADEFKGEAYFLIAYYHWVLLTHYGPVILVRGQLDMGLPEEQVYVARSPFDECVTFIAETYDRAADLLHGYPTRPDADLGRATSVAAKAMKARLLLYAASPLCNGNTEFYARFRNNDGTPLMSQTYNPEKWKWALDACQEAITLAEDNGHRLYESPNATAAATAAERGEINYHDCFVEPLWNTTEYLWAMGDQTGIGHLQRYGGARLKLPYSTDGFCINIVPTFECVEMYYTHNGLPWDRDPETMHIDPYAYNAEKETVNLHVYKEPRFYASVGYDRGKYAINGEEFILKCRAGEMQGSVLDASKEYQSCTGYILKKWIHRQSAFNYDTKSWTYRKYAYPYIRLAELYLSYAEADFEYNGSLSDASLNYLNLVRRRSGLPDFKDSWALAGGIPTGDELRKVLHRERSIELLMEGMRYHDLRRWKEAGEAMSRRPKAWNLDGRTAADFYRVSTMKESGVRTFESPKTYWMAIPLSEININYNLVQNPGY from the coding sequence ATGAAAAAAATCATATCCATTTTGCTGTTTGCGTGCGCCGGAGCGCTTGCCGCGTGCGATTTCCTCGACGTGGTTCCCGAGGGGCAGGCGACGCAGGAGGACATCTTCAAAACCTCCAAGGAGGCCCGCAAGTACCTCAATACGCTCTACACCTACGCCCCCAACATCGCGGCCTACCGCTACATGCCCGACTTCTGCGCCGGCGACGACATTATCACCGCCACCAACGGCCAGACCCGTTATTTTCCCTACAAGAGCATGCTCTACAACGAGGAGAACGCCAGCCAGACCTACTACGGTCTGTGGGACGCGACGACCTCTTCCCCGTCCGGGCGCACGAACTACGACATGTACAAGGGCATCCGCTACTGTTACATTATGATCGACAATATCGACGCAGTCCCGGGCATCTCGCCGTCCGTGGCCGACGAGTTCAAGGGCGAAGCCTATTTTCTGATCGCCTATTACCACTGGGTGCTGCTGACTCACTACGGCCCGGTCATCCTCGTCAGGGGGCAGCTGGACATGGGGCTTCCCGAGGAGCAGGTCTATGTGGCCCGCAGTCCGTTCGACGAATGCGTGACGTTCATCGCCGAGACCTACGACCGCGCGGCCGATTTGCTGCACGGGTATCCGACGCGTCCCGATGCCGACCTGGGGCGCGCCACCTCGGTGGCGGCCAAGGCGATGAAGGCCCGGCTGCTGCTCTATGCCGCCAGTCCGCTCTGCAACGGCAACACGGAGTTCTACGCGCGTTTCCGCAACAACGACGGCACGCCGCTGATGAGCCAGACCTACAATCCCGAAAAGTGGAAGTGGGCGCTCGACGCCTGCCAGGAAGCGATCACGCTGGCCGAGGACAACGGGCACAGGCTCTACGAAAGCCCGAACGCGACTGCGGCTGCAACCGCTGCCGAGCGCGGCGAGATCAACTACCACGACTGCTTCGTCGAACCGCTCTGGAACACGACCGAGTACCTTTGGGCAATGGGCGACCAGACCGGCATCGGGCACTTGCAGCGTTACGGAGGCGCGCGCCTGAAGCTGCCGTACAGTACCGACGGCTTCTGCATCAACATCGTTCCGACGTTCGAGTGCGTGGAGATGTACTACACGCACAACGGCCTGCCGTGGGACCGAGACCCCGAGACCATGCATATCGACCCCTATGCCTATAATGCCGAAAAGGAGACTGTCAACCTTCATGTCTACAAGGAGCCGCGCTTCTATGCGTCGGTGGGCTACGACCGCGGCAAGTACGCCATCAACGGCGAGGAGTTCATTCTCAAATGCCGCGCCGGCGAGATGCAGGGCAGTGTGCTCGACGCCTCGAAGGAGTACCAGAGCTGTACGGGCTACATTCTCAAGAAGTGGATTCACCGCCAGTCGGCCTTCAACTACGACACCAAGTCGTGGACCTACCGCAAGTACGCCTATCCTTACATCCGCCTTGCGGAACTCTACCTGAGCTATGCCGAGGCCGATTTCGAATACAACGGGTCGTTGAGCGACGCGAGCCTCAATTACCTGAATCTGGTCCGCCGCCGCTCGGGGCTGCCCGATTTCAAGGATTCGTGGGCCTTGGCCGGGGGCATTCCCACCGGCGACGAACTGCGCAAGGTGCTGCACCGGGAGCGTTCGATCGAACTGCTGATGGAGGGCATGCGCTACCACGACCTGCGCCGTTGGAAAGAGGCGGGCGAAGCGATGTCCCGGCGTCCCAAGGCGTGGAATCTCGACGGCAGGACGGCGGCCGATTTCTACCGGGTCTCCACGATGAAGGAGAGCGGCGTCCGCACGTTCGAATCCCCCAAGACCTACTGGATGGCCATTCCGTTGAGCGAAATCAATATCAACTACAACCTCGTGCAGAATCCCGGTTACTAA